One Setaria italica strain Yugu1 chromosome II, Setaria_italica_v2.0, whole genome shotgun sequence DNA segment encodes these proteins:
- the LOC111256414 gene encoding uncharacterized protein LOC111256414 — MTKSSTDKVKPRATAHESRAGGGPRETRAGSAGPGVNKTRRRGAQSAFTSEHFASTVTISPLQHPVPISQFSPRPHPVSAARRVPPAAATRPAMTTSRRVADRKIARFEKNITKRGAVPETIKKANDYPVGPILLGFFVFVVVGSSLFQIIRTASGAGLFF; from the exons ATGACCAAATCCTCTACAGATAAGGTCAAG CCGCGCGCCACGGCTCACGAGTCCCGCGCAGGCGGTGGCCCACGGGAAACGCGAGCGGGTTCCGCCGGCCCCGGGGTCAACAAAACCCGACGACGCGGAGCGCAGTCCGCCTTCACTTCAGAACACTTCGCGAGCACAGTCACCATCTCGCCTCTCCAACACCCCGTCCCCATCTCCCAATTCTCTCCGCGCCCCCACCccgtctccgccgcccgccgcgtccCTCCGGCTGCGGCGACCCGACCAGCTATG ACTACCTCAAGGCGTGTTGCTGATAGGAAAATTGCACGATTTGAGAAGAATATCACAAAGAGGGGCGCTGTTCCTGAAACAATCAAGAAAGCAAATGATTATCCTGTTGGACCTATTCTGCTTGGGTTCTTTGTCTTCGTTGTCGTTGGATCAT CTCTCTTTCAGATCATCAGGACTGCCTCAGGTGCTGGTCTATTCTTTTGA
- the LOC101765751 gene encoding polyol transporter 5, whose translation MASAKLEEAVEPKKKSNVKYASFCAILASMASIILGYDIGVMSGAALYIKKDLKITDVQLEILMGILNVYSLIGSFAAGRTSDWIGRRFTVVFAAAIFFAGALLMGFAVNYAMLMAGRFVAGVGVGYAIMIAPVYTAEISPAAARGFLTSFPEVFINIGILLGYVSNYAFARLPLHLSWRVMLGIGAVPSALLALMVFGMPESPRWLVMKGRLADARAVLEKTCDTPEEAAERLTDIKAAAGIPKELDGDVVTVPKERNGETQVWKELILSPTPAVRRILLSAVGLHFFQQASGIDSVVLYSPLVFKSAGITDDNKLLGTTCAVGVTKTLFILVATFLLDRAGRRPLLLTSTGGMVISLIGLGTGLTVVGHHPDAKIPWAVALCILSILAYVSFFSIGLGPMASVYTSEIFPLRVRALGFAVGVASNRVTSGVISMTFLSLSKAITIGGSFFLYSGIAVLAWVFFFTYLRETRGRTLEEMGKLFGMEDTDMAGEENAAAKEKTVEMRTS comes from the exons ATGGCTTCCGCCAAGCTCGAAGAGGCCGTCGAgcccaagaagaagagcaacgttAAGTATGCCTCCTTCTGCGCCATCCTCGCCTCCATGGCCTCCATCATCCTTGGCTATG ACATTGGGGTGATGAGCGGAGCGGCACTGTACATCAAGAAGGACCTGAAGATCACGGACGTGCAGCTGGAGATACTCATGGGGATTCTGAACGTCTACTCGCTCATAGGGTCCTTCGCGGCCGGCCGGACGTCCGACTGGATCGGCCGCCGCTTCACCGTtgttttcgccgccgccatcttctTTGCGGGCGCGCTGCTCATGGGCTTCGCCGTCAACTACGCCATGCTGATGGCGGGCCGCTTCGTGGCCGGCGTCGGGGTGGGCTACGCGATCATGATCGCGCCCGTGTACACCGCCGagatctcgccggcggcggcccgcggcTTCCTCACGTCGTTCCCCGAGGTGTTCATCAACATCGGCATCCTGCTCGGCTACGTGTCGAACTACGCGTTCGCGCGCCTCCCGCTCCACCTCAGCTGGCGCGTCATGCTCGGCATCGGCGCCGTGCCGTCCGCCCTGCTGGCCCTCATGGTGTTCGGCATGCCCGAGTCGCCCCGGTGGCTCGTCATGAAGGGACGCCTCGCGGACGCCAGGGCTGTGCTGGAGAAGACCTGCGACACGCCAGAGGAGGCCGCGGAGCGCCTAACCGACatcaaggcggcggcgggcatccCCAAGGAGCTCGACGGAGACGTGGTCACCGTGCCCAAGGAACGAAACGGTGAGACCCAGGTCTGGAAGGAGCTCATTTTGTCCCCAACCCCGGCCGTCCGACGCATCCTGCTCTCGGCCGTCGGCCTCCACTTCTTCCAGCAGGCTTCCGGCATCGACTCCGTCGTCCTCTACAGCCCGCTTGTGTTCAAGAGCGCGGGCATCACCGATGACAACAAGCTCCTGGGCACCACCTGCGCCGTGGGCGTCACCAAGACGCTCTTCATCCTGGTGGCCACGTTCCTGCTTgaccgcgccggccggcgaccTCTGCTGCTGACGAGCACGGGAGGGATGGTCATCTCGCTCATCGGCCTCGGGACGGGGCTCACCGTCGTGGGGCATCACCCGGACGCCAAGATCCCCTGGGCCGTTGCCCTGTGCATCCTGTCCATCCTCGCCTACGTGTCGTTCTTCTCCATCGGGCTCGGGCCCATGGCGTCGGTGTACACCTCGGAGATCTTCCCGCTGCGGGTGCGAGCGCTGGGGTTCGCGGTGGGCGTGGCAAGTAACCGCGTTACCAGTGGCGTGATCTCCATGACGTTCCTGTCCCTGTCGAAGGCCATCACCATCGGCGGCAGCTTCTTCCTCTACTCCGGCATCGCCGTGCTCGCGTGGGTGTTCTTCTTCACCTACCTCCGGGAGACTCGCGGCCGGACGTTGGAGGAGATGGGCAAGCTGTTCGGCATGGAAGATACAGACATGGCTGGAGAAGAGAACGCAGCTGCCAAGGAGAAGACGGTGGAAATGCGCACGAGCTAG
- the LOC101766171 gene encoding putative polyol transporter 1 isoform X2, which yields MASAVEPKKKSNVTYAFICSILASMASIILGYDIGVMSGAALYIKKDLKITDVQLEILMGILNFYSLIGSFAAGRTSDWIGRRFTVVVAAAFFFSGALLMGLAGDYATLMFGRFVAGVGVGYGLMIAPVYTAEVSPASARGFLTSFSEVFINIGILLGYVSNYAFARLPLHLGWRVMLGIGAAPSVLLALMVFGMPESPRWLVMKGRLADARVVLDRIAETPEEAAERLADIKAAAGIPDDVDGDVVPVPRRRSGEEKQVWKELILSPTPTVRRILLATLGLQFFQQASGVDSVVLYSPRVFQSAGITDDDQLLATTCAVGVTKTVIVLLAAILLDRVGRRPLMLASSGGMVVSLVGLAAGLTIVGRHPDGAKVPWAVGLCVTSTLAFVSFFSIGLGPMTAVYTSEIFPLRVRALGYAVGVACNRVTSGVVSMTFLSLSSAITIGGSFFLYAGIVALSWVFFFTCLPETRGRTLEEMAELFGTTSAAGTEAEDATRRGTDSSSSRLLG from the exons ATGGCTTCGGCCGTCGAgcccaagaagaagagcaacgtcACGTATGCCttcatctgctccatcctcgcGTCCATGGCCTCCATCATCCTCGGATACG ACATCGGGGTGATGAGCGGGGCGGCGCTGTACATCAAGAAGGACCTCAAGATCACCGACGTTCAGCTGGAGATCCTCATGGGCATCCTCAACTTCTACTCGCTCATCGGCTCCTTCGCGGCCGGGCGGACCTCCGACTGGATCGGCCGCCGcttcaccgtcgtcgtcgcggcCGCGTTCTTCTTCTCCGGCGCCTTGCTCATGGGCCTCGCCGGCGACTACGCCACGCTGATGTTCGGCCGCTTCGTGGCTGGCGTGGGCGTGGGCTATGGGCTGATGATCGCGCCGGTGTACACCGCCGAGGTGTCCCCGGCGTCGGCCCGTGGCTTCCTGACCTCCTTCTCGGAGGTGTTCATCAACATCGGCATCCTCCTCGGGTACGTCTCCAACTACGCCTTCGCCCGCCTGCCGCTCCACCTCGGCTGGCGCGTGATGCTCGGCATCGGCGCGGCGCCGTCCGTCCTGCTCGCACTCATGGTGTTCGGCATGCCCGAGTCGCCCCGGTGGCTCGTCATGAAGGGCCGCCTCGCGGACGCCAGGGTCGTGCTTGACAGGATCGCCGAGACGCCGGAGGAGGCCGCGGAGCGCCTGGCTGACatcaaggccgccgccggcatccccgacgacgtcgacggcgacgtggTCCCCGTGCCCAGGAGGAGAAGCGGCGAGGAGAAGCAGGTCTGGAAGGAGCTGATCCTGTCCCCGACCCCGACCGTGCGGCGCATCCTGCTCGCGACGCTTGGCCTCCAGTTCTTCCAGCAGGCGTCGGGCGTTGACTCCGTCGTGCTCTACAGCCCGCGCGTGTTCCAGAGCGCTGGCATCACCGACGACGACCAGCTCCTCGCTACCACCTGCGCCGTCGGCGTCACCAAGACCGTCATCGTCTTGCTGGCCGCGATCCTCCTCGACCGCGTCGGCAGGCGGCCGCTGATGCTGGCCAGCTCCGGCGGCATGGTCGTCTCGCTCGTCGGCCTCGCCGCGGGGCTCACCATCGTGGGCCGGCATCCGGACGGCGCCAAGGTCCCCTGGGCCGTGGGCCTGTGCGTCACGTCCACGCTGGCCTTCGTGTCGTTCTTCTCGATCGGGCTCGGGCCCATGACGGCGGTGTACACCTCGGAGATCTTCCCGCTGCGGGTGCGCGCGCTGGGCTACGCGGTCGGCGTGGCCTGCAACCGCGTGACAAGCGGCGTCGTCTCCATGACCTTCCTGTCGCTGTCCAGCGCCATTACCATCGGCGGCAGCTTCTTCCTCTACGCCGGCATCGTCGCTCTCTCTTGGGTGTTCTTCTTCACCTGCCTCCCGGAGACGCGCGGCCGGAcgctggaggagatggccgagCTGTTCGGCACGACATCAGCTGCGGGCACTGAAGCAGAAGACGCCACCCGGCGTGGGACGGACAGCAGCAGCTCGAGACTCCTGGGATGA
- the LOC101763611 gene encoding polyol transporter 5: protein MLGKRKNTRDGRPLDTGKPTRHPPNKYGAATAMLSSVTPLFLGYDLAVVYCTAVTAQGDLRLLACVIALSSILGAIAAAGAQRLIGDRRAVLLSGALLCAGALARSLAAGFAAFAAGVFVDGVGMGLALMVVPAYAAELSLTSARGVLASHPDGFVYLGCILGSVCYSLGLSKVPADVAWRVAVASGTAIPALLSAAALLMPESPRWLVALDRESEARRVLSRTSATLEEAELRLLEIKSELGKHHDDGSFDDVPAAMPATPGRWREEFGMLRELVARPTESLRRAVLTALVAKVFQQASGIGSILQYVQRASRDVGASSGAWTPRAVAVFGSAVVMSFPMSLVLVELCWLLVRALAAGFRRRRAPSHPSHRSCSPGHVGMTRRQEQRKWARGLSATMLLSLMALVWIALGPAPWAEADASSRGCPRWLRAAAASANKAVSSAILSSFAGFYQVAAVYGNLIMCHSVIVVVILFGCARLLGSKVRGES from the exons ATGCTCGGCAAAAGGAAGAACACGAGAGACGGGCGTCCCCTAGATACGGGGAAGCCCACGAGGCATCCTCCCAACAAGTACGGCGCCGCCACTGCCATGCTCTCATCGGTCACTCCTCTCTTCTTGGGATATG ACCTCGCCGTGGTGTACTGCACGGCCGTGACTGCGCAGGGCGACCTGAGGCTCCTGGCGTGCGTCATCGCGCTCTCCTCGATCCTCGGCGCGATCGCGGCCGCGGGAGCGCAGCGCCTCATCGGGGACCGCCGCGCCGTCCTGCTCTCCGGCGCTTTGCTCTGCGCCGGCGCGCTGGCCCggagcctcgccgccggcttcgCGGCATTCGCGGCCGGCGTCTTCGTCGACGGCGTCGGGATGGGCCTGGCGCTCATGGTCGTCCCGGCCTACGCCGCCGAGCTCAGCCTGACCTCCGCGCGCGGCGTGCTCGCGTCGCACCCCGACGGCTTCGTGTACCTCGGCTGCATCCTCGGCTCGGTCTGCTACTCCTTGGGACTCTCGAAGGTCCCGGCGGACGTCGCATGGCGAGTGGCCGTAGCCTCCGGCACGGCCATTCCGGCGTTgctcagcgccgccgccctcctcatGCCCGAGTCGCCCCGGTGGCTCGTGGCCCTGGACCGGGAAAGCGAGGCCCGGCGCGTGCTGTCCAGAACGTCGGCGACACTGGAGGAGGCCGAGCTGCGCTTGCTCGAGATAAAATCCGAACTCGGCAAACACCACGACGACGGATCTTTCGATGACGTGCCCGCGGCGATGCCCGCGACGCCCGGCCGGTGGAGGGAGGAGTTCGGGATGCTGCGGGAGCTTGTGGCGCGCCCGACGGAGTcgctccgccgcgccgtcctCACGGCGCTTGTCGCCAAGGTGTTCCAGCAGGCGTCCGGCATCGGCTCCATCCTCCAGTACGTGCAGCGCGCGTCCCGCGACGTCGGCGCCTCGTCCGGCGCGTGGACGccgagggcggtggcggtgttCGGGTCCGCGGTCGTGATGTCCTTCCCCATGTCACTCGTGCTTGTGGAGCTCTGCTGGCTGCTGGTGAGGGCGCTCGCCGCTggcttccggcggcggcgcgcgccatcCCACCCGTCGCACCGCAGCTGCAGCCCCGGCCACGTCGGCATGACCCGGAGGCAGGAGCAGCGGAAGTGGGCGAGGGGCCTGTCGGCCACCATGCTGCTGTCGCTGATGGCGCTGGTGTGGATCGCGCTCGGCCCGGCGCCGTGGGCTGAGGCGGACGCGTCGTCGCGCGGGTGCCCGCGGTGGCTGCGGGCAGCAGCGGCGTCGGCAAACAAGGCTGTCAGCTCGGCGATCTTGTCGAGCTTCGCGGGGTTTTACCAGGTCGCCGCGGTGTACGGCAACCTGATCATGTGCCATTCGGTCATCGTGGTCGTCATATTGTTCGGATGTGCTCGTCTTCTTGGCTCCAAAGTGAGGGGCGAGTCCTGA
- the LOC101766994 gene encoding transcription termination factor MTERF9, chloroplastic, protein MALQLQLPRPPPLRLAAFRLSVRLPSRVAPARAASASAIALRARAGGVAFSLQTNVHLLKPNRRVRRSRDPYYDLDEDDDDEEEFEEEGDDEGYDSDDDMSGLEYPGVLYSNNPRAPSKRPGLQTPLMKENWEGRQPKARDKYGSPEKFKSLHPRNKVGRSSTDLMNMESKVELKNESISRSLFQKLQEEYDFDDKWLPLVDYLCTFGLKESHFTYIYERHMACFQISQASAEERLNFLLNSGVKSKDMKRILVRQPQILEYTLSNLKSHVDFLVSIGVPSTRIGQIVSSAPSMFSYSVEQSLKPTVRYLIEEVGIEERDVGKVVQLSPQILVQKIDSAWKSRSLFLSKELGAPKDSIVKMVTKHPQLLHYSIEDGILPRINFLRSIGMRNSDILKVLTSLTQVLSLSLEDNLKPKYLYLVNDLKNEVQSLTKYPMYLSLSLDQRIRPRHRFLVSLKKAPKGPFPLSSFVPTDERFCQRWAGTSLEKYHTFRQSLLLTGFAEKSARKKLVSRR, encoded by the exons ATGGCGCTGCAGCTCcagctgccgcggccgccgccactgcgGCTCGCCGCCTTCCGGCTCTCTGTTCGCCTCCCTTCCCGGGTCGCCCCGGCCCGTGCCgcctccgcttccgccatcgccctccgcgcccgcgccggcggcgtcgcgtTCTCGCTCCAGACGAACGTGCACCTCCTCAAGCCCAACCGCCGCGTCCGCCGCTCCCGGGACCCCTACTACGACCTCGacgaggatgacgacgacgaggaggagttcgaggAAGAGGGGGACGACGAGGGCTACGACAGCGAT GATGATATGTCAGGTTTGGAATATCCTGGTGTACTTTATTCAAACAACCCTCGTGCTCCAAGCAAGAGGCCAG GACTGCAAACTCCATTGATGAAAGAAAACTGGGAAGGAAGACAACCCAAAGCTCGTGATAAATATGGCAGTCCAGAAAAATTTAAGTCTCTGCATCCTAGGAATAAAGTGGGAAGATCATCAACAGATCTTATGAACATGGAAAGTAAAGTAGAG TTGAAAAATGAAAGCATTTCTCGAAGTTTGTTCCAGAAACTGCAAGAAGAATATGACTTCGATGATAAATGGTTACCGCTGGTTGATTACTTGTGCACATTTGGACTAAAGGAATCTCATTTTACTTACATCTACGAGAGACACATGGCCTGCTTTCAAATTAGTCAGGCTTCAGCAGAAGAAAGGTTGAATTTCCTGCTAAATTCCGGGGTTAAAAGCAAGGATATGAAGAGGATACTGGTTAGGCAGCCACAGATTCTGGAATACACTCTTAGCAATCTGAAGTCTCATGTTGATTTTCTGGTGAGCATTGGGGTTCCGAGTACACGAATAGGGCAAATTGTCTCTTCTGCTCCTTCGATGTTCTCTTACAGCGTTGAGCAGTCTCTGAAGCCAACTGTAAGGTACCTGATTGAAGAAGTAGGTATTGAGGAGAGAGATGTGGGCAAAGTAGTGCAGCTAAGCCCACAGATTCTGGTGCAGAAAATTGATAGTGCATGGAAATCTCGATCTCTTTTTCTATCAAAAGAATTAGGTGCTCCCAAAGATAGCATTGTTAAGATGGTCACAAAGCACCCGCAGCTGCTTCATTACAGCATCGAGGATGGAATCCTGCCTCGCATCAATTTCCTGAGAAGTATTGGAATGAGAAACTCCGATATTCTCAAAGTATTGACAAGTCTTACTCAG GTGTTATCTTTGTCCTTGGAGGACAATCTCAAGCCAAAATATCTTTACTTGGTCAATGACCTTAAGAACGAGGTTCAGTCCTTAACGAAATATCCAATGTACCTGAGCTTGTCCCTTGATCAGAGAATTCGTCCCCGCCACCGCTTTCTCGTCTCATTgaagaaagctccaaagggtcCATTTCCTCTGAGCTCCTTTGTGCCCACAGATGAGCGGTTTTGCCAGAGGTGGGCTGGGACTAGCTTGGAGAAATACCATACATTCAGACAGAGCTTGCTGCTGACAGGTTTTGCAGAGAAGTCCGCAAGGAAAAAATTAGTTTCAAGACGGTAG
- the LOC101766171 gene encoding putative polyol transporter 1 isoform X1 codes for MPSSAPSSRPWPPSSSDTVHDSPHVNRRSSIYTGHKHLCALLEFEDIGVMSGAALYIKKDLKITDVQLEILMGILNFYSLIGSFAAGRTSDWIGRRFTVVVAAAFFFSGALLMGLAGDYATLMFGRFVAGVGVGYGLMIAPVYTAEVSPASARGFLTSFSEVFINIGILLGYVSNYAFARLPLHLGWRVMLGIGAAPSVLLALMVFGMPESPRWLVMKGRLADARVVLDRIAETPEEAAERLADIKAAAGIPDDVDGDVVPVPRRRSGEEKQVWKELILSPTPTVRRILLATLGLQFFQQASGVDSVVLYSPRVFQSAGITDDDQLLATTCAVGVTKTVIVLLAAILLDRVGRRPLMLASSGGMVVSLVGLAAGLTIVGRHPDGAKVPWAVGLCVTSTLAFVSFFSIGLGPMTAVYTSEIFPLRVRALGYAVGVACNRVTSGVVSMTFLSLSSAITIGGSFFLYAGIVALSWVFFFTCLPETRGRTLEEMAELFGTTSAAGTEAEDATRRGTDSSSSRLLG; via the coding sequence ATGCCttcatctgctccatcctcgcGTCCATGGCCTCCATCATCCTCGGATACGGTACACGATTCACCTCACGTAAATCGTCGCTCTTCTATCTACACGGGTCACAAACATCTGTGTGCACTGTTGGAATTCGAAGACATCGGGGTGATGAGCGGGGCGGCGCTGTACATCAAGAAGGACCTCAAGATCACCGACGTTCAGCTGGAGATCCTCATGGGCATCCTCAACTTCTACTCGCTCATCGGCTCCTTCGCGGCCGGGCGGACCTCCGACTGGATCGGCCGCCGcttcaccgtcgtcgtcgcggcCGCGTTCTTCTTCTCCGGCGCCTTGCTCATGGGCCTCGCCGGCGACTACGCCACGCTGATGTTCGGCCGCTTCGTGGCTGGCGTGGGCGTGGGCTATGGGCTGATGATCGCGCCGGTGTACACCGCCGAGGTGTCCCCGGCGTCGGCCCGTGGCTTCCTGACCTCCTTCTCGGAGGTGTTCATCAACATCGGCATCCTCCTCGGGTACGTCTCCAACTACGCCTTCGCCCGCCTGCCGCTCCACCTCGGCTGGCGCGTGATGCTCGGCATCGGCGCGGCGCCGTCCGTCCTGCTCGCACTCATGGTGTTCGGCATGCCCGAGTCGCCCCGGTGGCTCGTCATGAAGGGCCGCCTCGCGGACGCCAGGGTCGTGCTTGACAGGATCGCCGAGACGCCGGAGGAGGCCGCGGAGCGCCTGGCTGACatcaaggccgccgccggcatccccgacgacgtcgacggcgacgtggTCCCCGTGCCCAGGAGGAGAAGCGGCGAGGAGAAGCAGGTCTGGAAGGAGCTGATCCTGTCCCCGACCCCGACCGTGCGGCGCATCCTGCTCGCGACGCTTGGCCTCCAGTTCTTCCAGCAGGCGTCGGGCGTTGACTCCGTCGTGCTCTACAGCCCGCGCGTGTTCCAGAGCGCTGGCATCACCGACGACGACCAGCTCCTCGCTACCACCTGCGCCGTCGGCGTCACCAAGACCGTCATCGTCTTGCTGGCCGCGATCCTCCTCGACCGCGTCGGCAGGCGGCCGCTGATGCTGGCCAGCTCCGGCGGCATGGTCGTCTCGCTCGTCGGCCTCGCCGCGGGGCTCACCATCGTGGGCCGGCATCCGGACGGCGCCAAGGTCCCCTGGGCCGTGGGCCTGTGCGTCACGTCCACGCTGGCCTTCGTGTCGTTCTTCTCGATCGGGCTCGGGCCCATGACGGCGGTGTACACCTCGGAGATCTTCCCGCTGCGGGTGCGCGCGCTGGGCTACGCGGTCGGCGTGGCCTGCAACCGCGTGACAAGCGGCGTCGTCTCCATGACCTTCCTGTCGCTGTCCAGCGCCATTACCATCGGCGGCAGCTTCTTCCTCTACGCCGGCATCGTCGCTCTCTCTTGGGTGTTCTTCTTCACCTGCCTCCCGGAGACGCGCGGCCGGAcgctggaggagatggccgagCTGTTCGGCACGACATCAGCTGCGGGCACTGAAGCAGAAGACGCCACCCGGCGTGGGACGGACAGCAGCAGCTCGAGACTCCTGGGATGA